The proteins below are encoded in one region of Lactuca sativa cultivar Salinas chromosome 3, Lsat_Salinas_v11, whole genome shotgun sequence:
- the LOC111904548 gene encoding uncharacterized protein LOC111904548 — protein MAEHRVSKRLRNYVTNKEQPEFTGKSLRKIRVICSDPEATDSSSDEADSGERSSPRRIVCEIVIGVKSDEAEEPVERKDSADQTGKKKLTGVRLRKWGKWAAEIRDPFSRKRIWLGTYNTAEEASKAYTTKKQEFQARLSASAPIRPKSDGESSTQVSQEADHYSTEGEEKETRLSGRVVPDHAPIAKSKVVHWKKWDRWGANVHNPVINSNIQSDDTCDAEEEASNTLQSMKMGLRPGYMAPFGSESGSSRKSSKTETSGGGGGGDETISGTTTTTTSMEVSTEEKGRNTATEEGQLSENVDTEEGNKPPWLGLGIGMLVIDNNGNLLGQFSRLDDDLRIC, from the coding sequence ATGGCGGAACACCGTGTAAGCAAGAGGCTGAGAAATTACGTCACCAACAAGGAACAACCAGAATTCACCGGCAAAAGTCTCAGGAAAATTCGAGTCATCTGCTCCGACCCTGAAGCCACCGACTCATCATCGGATGAAGCTGACAGCGGAGAGCGATCATCGCCACGCCGAATTGTTTGTGAAATTGTGATTGGGGTCAAATCTGATGAAGCCGAGGAACCTGTGGAGCGGAAGGATTCGGCGGATCAAACCGGAAAGAAGAAATTAACCGGAGTTCGATTGCGAAAGTGGGGTAAATGGGCGGCTGAGATCCGTGATCCATTTAGCAGAAAAAGAATTTGGTTGGGTACATATAACACCGCGGAAGAAGCATCGAAAGCGTATACGACCAAGAAGCAGGAGTTTCAAGCAAGATTGTCGGCTTCTGCCCCAATTCGACCCAAATCCGATGGCGAATCGTCGACACAGGTTTCTCAGGAGGCAGATCATTACTCTACGGAGGGGGAGGAGAAGGAGACGCGTTTGTCGGGTCGGGTCGTTCCGGATCACGCCCCAATTGCGAAATCGAAAGTGGTTCATTGGAAGAAGTGGGATAGATGGGGTGCCAATGTTCATAACCCGGTAATCAATTCAAACATCCAGTCTGATGATACATGTGATGCTGAAGAAGAGGCTTCAAATACACTCCAATCGATGAAGATGGGTTTGAGGCCGGGTTACATGGCCCCATTCGGATCAGAAAGTGGCTCATCTCGTAAATCCTCAAAGACCGAGACGagcggtggcggtggtggtggcgaTGAAACAATCAgcggcaccaccaccaccaccacttccATGGAAGTATCAACAGAGGAGAAAGGAAGAAACACAGCTACGGAGGAAGGTCAATTAAGTGAAAATGTAGATACAGAAGAAGGAAACAAGCCACCATGGTTGGGTTTGGGCATTGGTATGCTTGTGATAGATAACAATGGCAATCTGTTGGGTCAATTCAGCAGGCTGGATGATGACCTGAGGATCTGCTGA